A segment of the Streptomyces diastaticus subsp. diastaticus genome:
TGTCGGAGTAGTACTTGTCGAGGTAGCGGTCACCGGGGTCGCAGAGAAGCGTGACGACGCTGCCCGTGCGCCCCTCGGCGCGCATCTCGGCGACGATGCGCAGCGCGCTCCACAGGCCGGTCCCGGTGGAGCCTCCGGCGCGGCGGCCGATGGCCCGCTCCAGCATCCGCACGGTGGCGACGCTGGCGGCGTCGGGGACCTTCGTCATCCGGTCGATGGCACCGGGCAGGAAGCTCGGTTCCATCCGGGGGCGGCCGATGCCCTCGATGCGTGAGCCGCTGTCGCAGTGCACTTCCGGGTCGCCGAGCCGCCAGCCGTCGAAGAAGCAGGAGTTCTCCGGGTCGGCGACGCAGACGCGGGTGTCGTACTGCATGTAGTGGACGTACCGGGCGATGGTCGCGGAGGTGCCGCCGGTCCCCGCGGTGGCGACCACCCAGGCCGGCTCGGGGTGCCGTTCGCGGCGCATCTGCTGGTAGATGCTCTCGGCGATGTTGTTGTTGCCGCGCCAGTCGGTGGCCCGCTCGGCGTAGGTGAACTGGTCCATGTAGTGGCCGCCGGTCTCCGCCGCGAGGCGGGCGGACTCCTCGTACATGGTGCGCGGGTCGTCCACGAAGTGGCACCGGCCGCCGTGGAATTCGATCAGGCGGCACTTCTCCGGGCTGGTGGTGCGCGGC
Coding sequences within it:
- a CDS encoding PLP-dependent cysteine synthase family protein, producing MTTPQHDPAPARPLPTADVDRSDPGYRQWLKEAVRKVQADANRSADTHLLRFPLPEEWGVDLYLKDESTHPTGSLKHRLARSLFLYGLCNGWIRPSRPVIEASSGSTAVSEAYFAQLIGVPFIAVMPRTTSPEKCRLIEFHGGRCHFVDDPRTMYEESARLAAETGGHYMDQFTYAERATDWRGNNNIAESIYQQMRRERHPEPAWVVATAGTGGTSATIARYVHYMQYDTRVCVADPENSCFFDGWRLGDPEVHCDSGSRIEGIGRPRMEPSFLPGAIDRMTKVPDAASVATVRMLERAIGRRAGGSTGTGLWSALRIVAEMRAEGRTGSVVTLLCDPGDRYLDKYYSDTWLTSQGLDITPYARTLDAFLATGRWPG